From the Clostridium sp. Marseille-P299 genome, one window contains:
- a CDS encoding DUF4956 domain-containing protein: MLSFLSQTTTFNDIFKSKFTENITSFSLMDTVIAMVLAFLVGVFIFYVYKKTFNGVMYSTSFGVSLIAMTLITTFVILAVTSNVVLSLGMVGALSIVRFRAAIKEPLDIAFLFWAIATGIVLGAGMIPLAVMGAVLIGLIMMIFVNKKPSDNPYIMVINCENDAAEKLVLDELKDNVKKQVVKSKTVSKQGIELTVEVRLKDMTTEFVNHISAQKGVTNVVLVSYNGDYMG; encoded by the coding sequence CTACTTTTAATGATATTTTTAAATCAAAATTCACGGAGAATATAACATCTTTTAGTTTAATGGATACAGTAATCGCTATGGTATTGGCGTTTTTAGTAGGAGTCTTTATTTTCTATGTTTATAAGAAAACTTTTAATGGAGTTATGTATTCCACAAGTTTTGGGGTGTCCTTAATTGCGATGACATTGATTACAACATTTGTAATTTTAGCAGTAACTTCAAATGTTGTTCTTTCTTTAGGTATGGTTGGTGCACTTTCTATCGTACGTTTTAGAGCAGCCATTAAAGAGCCACTTGATATTGCATTTTTATTCTGGGCAATTGCAACAGGTATCGTATTAGGTGCGGGAATGATTCCTCTAGCAGTTATGGGTGCTGTATTAATCGGACTTATCATGATGATATTTGTAAATAAAAAACCATCTGACAACCCATATATTATGGTAATTAATTGTGAAAATGATGCAGCTGAAAAGCTTGTACTTGATGAATTAAAAGACAATGTAAAGAAACAGGTAGTAAAATCAAAAACAGTTTCTAAGCAAGGAATAGAATTAACAGTTGAAGTTCGTTTAAAAGATATGACGACAGAATTTGTGAATCATATCTCTGCTCAAAAGGGAGTAACAAATGTTGTATTAGTAAGTTATAACGGAGATTACATGGGCTAA